A single window of Rhodococcus jostii RHA1 DNA harbors:
- a CDS encoding group II truncated hemoglobin: MSDQETPSLYEWAGGEQSFRRLIDAFYDRVERDDLLSPMFPGGVHEEHRRNVTLWWCEVFGGPPGYTDRLGGYERMLRHHIGLGITPEQRHRFAATMSLAADDAKLPSDPEFRSAFMAYVEWGTRLALQNSSPGAEVVEHAPVPHWGWGVAPPYRG; this comes from the coding sequence ATGAGTGATCAGGAAACACCGTCCCTGTACGAATGGGCGGGCGGTGAGCAGTCGTTCCGGCGGCTGATCGACGCCTTCTACGACCGGGTCGAGCGCGACGACCTGCTGTCCCCGATGTTCCCCGGCGGAGTGCACGAGGAGCATCGCCGCAACGTGACGCTGTGGTGGTGCGAGGTGTTCGGCGGTCCACCCGGCTACACCGACCGACTCGGGGGTTACGAACGGATGCTGCGACACCACATCGGTCTGGGTATCACCCCGGAGCAGCGGCACCGCTTCGCTGCGACGATGAGCCTCGCCGCCGACGACGCGAAGTTGCCGTCCGATCCCGAATTCCGCTCCGCCTTCATGGCATACGTCGAGTGGGGGACCAGGCTCGCGCTGCAGAATTCGAGCCCCGGAGCCGAGGTGGTCGAGCACGCACCCGTCCCGCACTGGGGGTGGGGCGTGGCCCCGCCCTACCGCGGCTGA
- the mdlC gene encoding benzoylformate decarboxylase, whose product MADVSEATYDLLRAHGLTTIFGNPGSNELPFLAGMPDDFRYILGLHEGAVLAMADGYAQARGGAAFVNLHAAAGTGNAMGALTNSVYSHSPLIITAGQQVRSTIGQEVMLANVDAQSLPKPLVKWSCEPACAQDVPRSISQAIHIANLPAKGPVYVSVPYDDWAQEAPAETKHLLTRATTTAGSLSADQLATLVDALDRAENPVLVLGPEVDAEYANDDAVRLADALGAPVWIAPSPSRCPFPTRHRSFRGVLPAAVQGITDALVGHDLILVAGAPVFRYHQFVPGEYLPDGARLIHLTSDPGEAARAPMGDALVGGVRDALSRLADSVTPGRRPVLPPLPDIPQARTSSERVHPEELFELLRGTAPDDAVYVKESTSTTGAFWSQADVSRQGSYFFPASGGLGFGLPAAVGAQLANPDRQVIGLIGDGSANYGITALWTAAQYDIPVIIVILKNGTYGALRWFSTVLGSGETPGMDVPGIDFTAIAAGYGVTATAVRTGDDFVRAFKTALGSGKPAVIEVETDLTEP is encoded by the coding sequence ATGGCCGACGTCAGCGAAGCGACCTATGACCTACTGCGGGCGCATGGCCTGACCACGATCTTCGGCAACCCTGGATCGAACGAGCTCCCCTTCCTCGCCGGGATGCCCGACGACTTCCGCTACATCCTGGGTCTGCACGAAGGCGCCGTCCTGGCCATGGCCGACGGGTACGCCCAGGCCCGTGGCGGCGCGGCCTTCGTCAATCTGCACGCCGCCGCGGGCACCGGCAACGCGATGGGCGCGCTCACGAACTCGGTCTACTCCCACAGCCCGTTGATCATCACCGCCGGGCAACAAGTCCGCTCGACCATCGGCCAGGAGGTGATGCTCGCCAACGTGGACGCGCAGTCGCTGCCGAAACCCCTGGTCAAGTGGTCCTGCGAGCCGGCGTGCGCGCAGGACGTGCCGCGGTCGATCAGCCAGGCCATCCACATCGCGAACCTGCCCGCGAAGGGTCCGGTCTATGTGTCGGTGCCGTACGACGACTGGGCGCAGGAAGCACCCGCCGAGACGAAGCACCTCCTCACCCGCGCCACAACCACTGCCGGTTCCCTCAGTGCGGATCAACTCGCCACCCTCGTCGACGCCCTCGACCGCGCCGAGAACCCGGTCCTCGTACTCGGACCGGAAGTCGATGCCGAGTACGCCAATGACGACGCGGTCCGTCTCGCGGACGCACTCGGCGCCCCCGTCTGGATCGCGCCGTCCCCGTCACGGTGCCCGTTCCCCACCCGCCACCGCAGCTTCCGCGGGGTCCTGCCAGCCGCCGTCCAGGGCATCACCGACGCACTGGTCGGGCACGACCTGATCCTCGTCGCGGGAGCACCCGTGTTCCGGTACCACCAGTTCGTCCCCGGCGAGTACCTGCCCGACGGCGCCCGGCTCATCCACCTCACCAGCGATCCCGGCGAGGCCGCCCGCGCCCCGATGGGTGACGCACTGGTCGGCGGTGTGCGGGATGCGTTGTCCCGCCTCGCCGACAGCGTGACGCCGGGCCGCCGCCCGGTCCTGCCGCCGCTGCCCGACATCCCACAGGCCAGGACGTCGTCCGAGCGCGTGCATCCGGAGGAGCTGTTCGAACTGTTGCGCGGCACTGCGCCGGACGACGCCGTGTACGTCAAGGAGTCGACGTCCACCACCGGCGCGTTCTGGTCGCAGGCCGACGTCTCCCGCCAAGGCAGCTACTTCTTCCCCGCATCGGGCGGGCTTGGATTCGGACTGCCCGCCGCAGTCGGTGCCCAGCTGGCGAATCCGGACCGTCAGGTGATCGGCCTGATCGGAGACGGCTCGGCCAACTACGGCATCACCGCCCTGTGGACGGCCGCGCAGTACGACATTCCGGTGATCATCGTCATCCTCAAGAACGGGACCTACGGCGCACTGCGCTGGTTCTCAACGGTGCTGGGGTCCGGCGAGACCCCCGGCATGGACGTTCCCGGGATCGACTTCACCGCCATCGCTGCGGGGTACGGCGTGACGGCCACCGCGGTACGGACCGGCGACGACTTCGTCCGCGCCTTCAAGACCGCCCTCGGCAGCGGAAAGCCTGCCGTGATCGAGGTCGAGACCGACCTCACCGAGCCGTGA
- a CDS encoding MFS transporter: MPLSQNSLSQNPLSQNTVTSIISNARLRPFHYGVVALCSLLMIIDGYDMVSYGTVIVHLMDEWNMDPVTAGTLGSAALVGMLIGGLFVAPLADRYGRRPLMLICVTVASVASFSCAFAGAPAQLGILRLVVGVSLGALVPNFTALIAELAPRTSKALLVTFVSSFYSVGGIAAAVFAINVEPLWTWRGVFYVAGLPLLLLPVLLRYLPESPEFLAINGRQDKLEAVLSKVDPGRDLSDVVATPRPEARKAPVAQLFTNGNALNSFLIWVFFAMCMLLSYGLNTWLPKLMQTAGYALSSALWTLVVLNLGGIAGAIFGGWLADRWSYRNTLITYFSLASLSLVGLSFDPAAALLNVLLFVAGAATIGALAIIHAFAVEFYPTEVRSTGVGWAAGMGRIGAIGGPTLGGALLALHLPFQQNFLAVAVPGVVGAVAVAIVAKRKFRSPRTESAAPSPVLAS, translated from the coding sequence ATGCCCTTGTCCCAGAACTCGCTGTCCCAGAACCCGCTGTCCCAGAACACAGTTACCTCGATCATCTCCAACGCCCGACTGCGGCCGTTCCATTATGGTGTCGTGGCCCTGTGCTCACTGCTGATGATCATCGACGGATACGACATGGTCTCGTACGGCACCGTGATCGTCCATCTGATGGACGAGTGGAACATGGACCCGGTCACCGCCGGTACCCTCGGATCCGCGGCGCTCGTCGGCATGCTGATCGGCGGACTGTTCGTCGCCCCGCTCGCCGATCGGTACGGCCGCCGTCCGCTCATGCTCATCTGCGTGACAGTGGCGAGCGTGGCGTCGTTCAGCTGCGCCTTCGCCGGCGCCCCGGCGCAACTCGGCATTCTCCGCCTCGTCGTCGGTGTGTCGCTCGGCGCGCTCGTACCCAACTTCACGGCACTGATCGCCGAGCTCGCCCCACGCACGTCGAAGGCACTGCTCGTCACGTTCGTGTCGTCGTTCTATTCCGTCGGTGGCATCGCCGCCGCGGTGTTCGCAATCAACGTGGAGCCGCTCTGGACGTGGCGCGGTGTGTTCTACGTCGCCGGTCTGCCTCTCCTGTTGCTACCCGTTCTGCTGAGGTACCTGCCGGAGTCGCCGGAGTTCCTCGCCATCAACGGTCGTCAGGACAAGCTGGAGGCTGTGCTGTCCAAGGTCGACCCGGGTCGCGACCTGAGCGACGTCGTGGCCACGCCACGTCCGGAAGCTCGGAAGGCACCCGTCGCGCAGCTCTTTACCAACGGAAACGCCCTGAACAGCTTCCTGATTTGGGTCTTCTTCGCGATGTGCATGTTGTTGAGTTACGGGCTCAACACGTGGCTACCGAAACTGATGCAGACCGCCGGCTACGCTTTGAGTTCCGCGCTGTGGACCCTGGTGGTGCTGAATCTCGGTGGCATCGCCGGCGCGATATTCGGCGGCTGGCTGGCCGACCGCTGGTCCTACCGCAACACCCTGATCACGTATTTCTCCCTGGCATCCCTGTCGCTGGTGGGACTGTCCTTCGACCCAGCCGCCGCACTGCTCAACGTGCTGCTGTTCGTCGCCGGTGCGGCGACCATCGGCGCGCTCGCCATCATCCACGCGTTCGCCGTCGAGTTCTACCCGACCGAGGTACGGTCGACCGGCGTCGGGTGGGCTGCGGGCATGGGACGGATCGGTGCGATCGGTGGCCCCACCCTCGGCGGCGCGCTCCTCGCTCTTCATCTACCGTTCCAGCAGAACTTTCTCGCCGTCGCCGTCCCCGGAGTCGTCGGCGCGGTCGCGGTGGCAATCGTCGCCAAGCGGAAGTTCCGCTCACCCCGCACCGAATCCGCGGCGCCATCACCCGTACTCGCGTCCTGA
- a CDS encoding LacI family DNA-binding transcriptional regulator, which yields MAPTLTEVAQRAGVSLSTASRAFSAPDRIGPDTLARIIAVADEIGYRAASPTRTDVVRPTATTVAVVVPDIGHTVFASFVKAAQAQGWHRRQTVLLTDTDGSADREREVLGELQGRVDALVVCAPRLPASDIVQLAGDTPLVLVNRSSPECDCIVADSEDGIRQAIDYLVALGHEHLAYVQGSPQSWSNQRRVAAVEEFCKARDVQLSLLGWQQETLAGGHAAAASVIATGASAVITHNDPMAIGVMNGVRAMGFSVPADLSVVGIDDSPLAELASPALTSINVPMARAGVLSLDLVFQRANEPDSDIREIHLPTQLVVRASAGPAHDRVFRPGRESR from the coding sequence GTGGCACCCACCTTGACCGAGGTCGCACAACGCGCAGGGGTATCCCTGTCCACCGCGTCACGGGCATTCAGTGCCCCGGACCGGATCGGACCGGACACGCTCGCGCGGATCATCGCGGTCGCCGACGAGATCGGCTACCGGGCGGCGTCACCGACCCGCACCGACGTCGTGCGCCCCACCGCCACCACCGTCGCGGTCGTGGTACCCGACATCGGGCACACCGTGTTCGCGAGCTTCGTGAAGGCGGCGCAGGCGCAGGGGTGGCACCGGCGCCAGACCGTGCTCCTCACCGACACCGACGGCAGCGCCGACCGTGAGCGTGAGGTTCTCGGCGAGTTGCAGGGGCGCGTCGACGCACTCGTTGTCTGCGCTCCACGGCTGCCCGCATCGGACATCGTGCAGCTCGCCGGCGACACACCCTTGGTGCTCGTCAACCGTTCGTCACCCGAATGCGATTGCATCGTGGCGGATTCGGAAGACGGAATTCGCCAGGCCATCGACTATCTCGTCGCCCTCGGACACGAGCACCTGGCGTATGTCCAGGGCTCGCCGCAATCCTGGTCGAACCAACGCCGCGTCGCCGCGGTCGAGGAATTCTGCAAGGCCCGCGACGTGCAGCTGAGTCTGCTCGGCTGGCAGCAGGAAACCCTCGCGGGCGGTCACGCCGCGGCCGCGAGCGTGATCGCGACGGGTGCGAGCGCCGTGATCACGCACAACGATCCGATGGCCATCGGAGTGATGAACGGCGTCCGCGCAATGGGCTTCTCGGTGCCGGCCGACCTGAGTGTCGTCGGCATCGACGACTCGCCGCTGGCCGAACTCGCCAGCCCTGCACTCACGAGCATCAACGTGCCGATGGCACGAGCCGGTGTGCTGAGTCTGGACCTGGTATTCCAGCGCGCGAACGAGCCGGACTCCGATATCCGAGAAATCCATCTCCCCACTCAACTGGTCGTCAGAGCTTCGGCCGGACCGGCGCACGATCGGGTGTTTCGCCCCGGAAGAGAGAGTCGCTAG
- a CDS encoding LLM class flavin-dependent oxidoreductase: MKLSILDRSRTRRGAPDSAALTGTIERAVHAEQWGFHRFWVAEHHAVPGIASGSPPVLLAALGARTDRIRLGSGGVMLPNHQPLVVAEQFLVLEAMYPGRIDLGVGRSLGFTKPVREALRRDRNAPDTFAADLDEVRSYLEGKGAVTARPHVTSPPPMFVLATRRGLDFAAQAGLPVVVGGPILDGSGARVPELDRYRDSFVPSAGNRSPYVIVSLEVMIAEDEDRARELLLPEAWALAQSSRTGEFPPLESVADIRGQAWTSRLREQVDASIANSIHGTAEQVRVALGALAARTGADELLASTSTFDRAALFESDRQLSLLDV, translated from the coding sequence GTGAAGCTGTCGATTCTGGACCGGTCCCGCACGCGCCGGGGTGCGCCCGACTCTGCCGCGTTGACCGGAACGATCGAGCGTGCGGTGCATGCCGAACAGTGGGGATTCCATCGGTTCTGGGTCGCCGAACACCACGCCGTGCCGGGAATCGCGAGTGGGTCGCCGCCGGTGCTGCTCGCTGCCCTCGGTGCCCGCACCGACCGGATCCGGCTGGGCTCGGGTGGTGTGATGCTGCCGAATCATCAGCCTCTCGTGGTGGCCGAGCAGTTCCTGGTGCTCGAGGCGATGTACCCGGGCCGGATCGACCTGGGCGTCGGGCGGTCGCTGGGATTCACGAAGCCGGTGCGCGAGGCGCTGCGCCGCGACCGCAACGCCCCCGACACGTTCGCCGCCGATCTCGACGAGGTGCGGAGCTACCTCGAGGGCAAGGGGGCCGTGACCGCCCGGCCCCACGTGACGAGTCCACCGCCGATGTTCGTTCTCGCTACCCGGCGCGGGCTCGACTTCGCCGCGCAGGCGGGTCTGCCGGTGGTGGTCGGTGGGCCGATCCTCGACGGATCGGGGGCCCGCGTTCCGGAACTGGACCGGTACCGCGACAGCTTCGTCCCGTCCGCGGGTAACCGGTCCCCGTACGTGATCGTCTCGCTCGAGGTCATGATCGCCGAGGACGAAGACCGCGCGCGTGAGCTGCTGCTTCCGGAGGCGTGGGCGCTGGCACAGTCGAGCCGGACCGGCGAGTTCCCGCCGCTCGAATCGGTCGCGGACATCCGGGGTCAGGCGTGGACTTCGCGGCTGCGCGAACAGGTCGACGCGTCGATCGCGAACTCCATTCACGGCACCGCCGAGCAGGTGAGAGTCGCGCTCGGGGCCCTGGCCGCGCGTACCGGTGCGGACGAACTACTGGCCTCGACGTCGACGTTCGACCGGGCCGCGCTGTTCGAATCCGATCGGCAGTTGTCGCTCCTGGACGTGTGA
- a CDS encoding 2-hydroxyacid dehydrogenase, with protein sequence MKIVVADSNLIPHRPRLEAAVPSDTRLSWHDSFDEAALIEDLGDADVYVGGKFTPSMASAAERLRLVHVAGAGTDNIAFDTLTPDVLVANTFHHEKSIAEYVVAATVMLRRGFVAQDTALRQGVWATSVYDDRLTQSNSLQGARVGFVGFGHIGHATWNLFRAFGATGAAVTGRGNVDAPSAGLDWAADVSQLGRLLDESDVVVVSAPLDDRTRGMIGADELRALGRDGVLVNVGRGPLVQEQALYDALSSSTIAAAAIDVWYDYPGPNGRGTPSALPFSELPNILMTPHSSGVSQQTFVGRVDDIADNITRLTRGEQLRNVVAPAVGSKGSRA encoded by the coding sequence ATGAAAATCGTTGTTGCCGACAGCAACCTGATCCCGCACCGCCCCCGGCTCGAGGCCGCAGTTCCGTCCGATACACGGTTGTCGTGGCACGACAGCTTCGACGAGGCCGCCCTGATCGAGGATCTGGGCGACGCCGACGTCTACGTCGGGGGAAAGTTCACACCGTCCATGGCATCGGCTGCCGAGCGGCTGCGTCTGGTCCACGTCGCCGGTGCCGGCACGGACAACATCGCCTTCGATACTCTGACGCCGGACGTGCTGGTGGCGAACACCTTCCATCACGAGAAGTCGATCGCCGAATACGTCGTGGCGGCCACCGTGATGCTCCGGCGCGGCTTCGTCGCGCAGGACACGGCGCTCCGGCAGGGCGTCTGGGCGACCTCGGTCTACGACGACCGACTCACGCAGTCGAATTCGCTGCAGGGCGCGCGAGTGGGCTTCGTGGGGTTCGGCCACATCGGCCACGCCACGTGGAACCTGTTCCGGGCATTCGGCGCGACAGGAGCGGCCGTGACCGGTCGTGGCAACGTCGACGCGCCGAGCGCGGGACTGGACTGGGCTGCCGACGTTTCCCAACTCGGGCGTCTCCTCGACGAATCCGATGTCGTCGTGGTGTCCGCACCGCTCGACGACCGGACACGGGGAATGATCGGCGCCGACGAATTGCGCGCACTCGGCCGCGACGGGGTGCTGGTCAATGTGGGCCGCGGACCCCTCGTCCAGGAGCAGGCCCTGTACGACGCACTGTCCTCGTCGACCATCGCGGCCGCGGCCATCGACGTCTGGTACGACTATCCCGGACCCAACGGTCGCGGGACGCCCAGCGCTCTGCCGTTCTCCGAACTCCCCAACATCCTGATGACACCGCACTCTTCCGGGGTCTCACAACAGACGTTCGTCGGCCGCGTCGACGACATCGCCGACAACATCACTCGACTCACGCGCGGTGAGCAACTGCGCAACGTCGTCGCTCCCGCCGTCGGCTCGAAAGGATCACGAGCATGA
- a CDS encoding LysR family transcriptional regulator produces the protein MADVDLNLIRTFVLLYETRSVTRTAELLFITQPSVSHSLRRLRRQFNDDLFIRSSDGLAPTVLAASMYPQLHQALEVIDETVSGVGHFDAETSDRTFRICATDLGEISLLPGVLAALETRAPGCAVQVTPLDFASAAEELRQGRADAVICTPRIDAPDLRRDPLFREGYVGLCALGHPRIGVEPGLDDFLAERHIVVDAAAGHVDADQALARMGRRRDIAVRVPHFAVLPELVAQTRHLAVVPSRVAELFTRSSPVRTFALPVEIPNVEVSLFTVRRALPSPGVDWLRELIADVLQAPAADWTS, from the coding sequence ATGGCCGACGTGGACCTCAACCTCATCAGGACCTTCGTGCTGCTGTATGAAACGCGGAGCGTCACCCGTACGGCGGAGCTGCTGTTCATCACGCAGCCGTCGGTGAGCCATTCGCTCCGCCGACTGCGGCGGCAGTTCAACGACGACCTCTTCATCCGGTCGTCGGACGGCTTGGCGCCCACGGTTCTGGCGGCGAGTATGTACCCGCAATTGCATCAGGCGCTGGAGGTCATCGACGAGACCGTCTCCGGTGTCGGTCACTTCGACGCCGAGACGTCGGACCGAACCTTTCGGATCTGCGCCACCGATCTCGGGGAGATTTCACTGCTCCCCGGAGTGCTCGCGGCGCTGGAAACCCGCGCTCCCGGCTGCGCCGTGCAAGTAACGCCGCTCGATTTTGCCAGTGCTGCAGAGGAATTGCGTCAGGGTCGTGCTGACGCCGTCATCTGCACACCGCGCATCGACGCGCCGGATCTGCGCCGCGACCCCCTGTTTCGGGAAGGCTATGTCGGACTGTGCGCACTCGGGCATCCGCGGATCGGAGTCGAACCCGGACTGGACGATTTCCTTGCCGAACGGCACATCGTCGTCGACGCCGCCGCCGGGCACGTGGACGCTGATCAAGCCCTCGCGAGGATGGGGCGTCGCCGTGACATCGCCGTGCGGGTACCGCACTTCGCGGTGCTGCCGGAACTGGTGGCGCAGACCCGGCACCTCGCCGTGGTGCCGAGCCGGGTCGCGGAACTGTTCACCCGGTCCTCGCCCGTCCGCACGTTCGCGCTACCTGTCGAGATACCGAACGTCGAGGTGTCGCTCTTTACCGTGCGGCGGGCTCTCCCGTCGCCGGGCGTCGATTGGTTGCGGGAGTTGATAGCCGACGTCCTACAGGCTCCCGCCGCCGATTGGACATCCTGA
- a CDS encoding TetR/AcrR family transcriptional regulator — protein sequence MTVTGRSRDTDIDTRVLKVAGRQLSRVGYDAMSIAAIAAEAGTTRQALYRRWASKSELAAAVVAQLADEQPGRSSADPFGDLVRELTDFQRGVSRSGRLSLVGTMLQDTTDADVRAQYRARVVAPRRRRIRAILDRAAELKLIDADADLDVAVTMTTGSWYGRALAGDRPPADWPARTATLIWRAVGGVPPT from the coding sequence ATGACCGTGACCGGGCGCAGCCGCGACACCGACATCGACACCCGCGTGCTGAAAGTGGCGGGCAGGCAATTGTCCCGGGTCGGATACGACGCGATGTCGATCGCCGCGATCGCCGCGGAGGCCGGCACCACCCGGCAGGCGCTGTACCGGCGGTGGGCGTCGAAGTCGGAGCTCGCCGCGGCCGTCGTGGCGCAGTTGGCCGACGAACAGCCGGGGCGGTCGTCGGCCGATCCCTTCGGGGATCTGGTGCGCGAGTTGACCGACTTCCAGCGCGGGGTGTCGCGGAGCGGCCGGTTGTCGCTGGTCGGCACGATGCTCCAGGACACGACGGACGCCGACGTCCGCGCGCAATACCGCGCCCGGGTGGTGGCGCCGCGCCGGCGCCGCATCCGCGCCATCCTGGACCGCGCCGCCGAACTGAAGCTGATCGACGCGGACGCCGATCTCGACGTCGCCGTCACCATGACCACCGGTAGTTGGTACGGCCGGGCGTTGGCCGGTGATCGCCCACCCGCCGACTGGCCGGCCCGGACCGCGACACTGATCTGGCGGGCCGTCGGCGGGGTGCCGCCGACCTGA
- a CDS encoding aldehyde dehydrogenase family protein has translation MSLLDIDWEKKVFTGSWTATEGAFSDVVEPATGSTLGHVGTTTAADVAAACIKAAEVQRRWEKMPFEDRAAILRRAGQLFEEHAAEIETWIVREAGSIRAKASLETHVAAQECYEASALPSHPKGEVLPSADGRLSFSRRIAAGVVGVIAPFNFPLILSIRAVAPALALGNSVILKPDTRTAVCGGVVLAAVFAAAGVPDGVFQMLPGGADAGAALVTDRHTRVIAFTGSTSAGRKVGQAAAAHLTRAHLELGGNNALIVLPDADVTKAASAGAWGAYLHQGQICMAAGRHLVHDSVADEYVAVLAEKARALPVGDPYTSEVALGPIIDAVQRDSIHRLVTESVSAGVTLVEGGTHDGLFYRPTVLDHVQRDTPAFCQEVFGPVAPVLRYSTIDEAVEIARDTEFGLSLSVLGSDAMAAWEVAQQIPTGLVHINDQTVGDHAHIPFGGMGSSGNGGRVGGAAANLEAFTELQWATIQGPIQQYPF, from the coding sequence ATGAGCCTGCTCGACATCGACTGGGAGAAGAAGGTCTTCACCGGCAGCTGGACCGCCACCGAAGGCGCGTTCTCAGATGTCGTGGAGCCCGCGACGGGTAGCACCCTCGGTCACGTCGGCACCACGACCGCCGCCGACGTCGCCGCGGCTTGCATCAAGGCCGCCGAGGTCCAGCGCCGCTGGGAGAAAATGCCTTTCGAGGATCGGGCCGCGATCCTGCGCCGCGCAGGCCAGCTCTTCGAGGAGCACGCAGCCGAGATCGAGACGTGGATCGTCCGGGAGGCCGGATCGATTCGCGCGAAAGCGAGCCTCGAGACGCACGTCGCAGCGCAGGAATGCTACGAGGCGTCGGCGTTGCCTTCGCATCCCAAGGGTGAGGTGCTCCCGTCCGCCGACGGACGTCTGAGTTTCAGCCGTCGGATCGCGGCGGGTGTCGTCGGCGTGATCGCTCCGTTCAACTTCCCCCTGATCCTCTCGATCCGCGCAGTGGCACCCGCACTGGCACTGGGCAACTCAGTGATTCTGAAACCCGACACCCGGACCGCAGTGTGCGGCGGTGTGGTGCTGGCGGCCGTGTTCGCGGCCGCCGGGGTGCCGGACGGCGTCTTCCAGATGCTGCCCGGCGGCGCCGATGCCGGTGCCGCCCTCGTCACCGACCGGCACACCCGCGTCATCGCGTTCACCGGCTCCACGTCGGCGGGACGGAAGGTCGGCCAGGCCGCGGCCGCGCACCTCACGCGGGCACACCTCGAACTCGGCGGCAACAACGCCCTCATCGTCCTTCCCGACGCCGACGTCACCAAGGCTGCGTCGGCCGGAGCCTGGGGCGCATACCTCCACCAGGGCCAGATCTGCATGGCCGCAGGCAGGCACCTGGTCCACGACTCGGTTGCCGACGAATACGTGGCGGTGCTCGCCGAGAAGGCGCGAGCGCTCCCCGTCGGCGACCCGTACACCAGCGAGGTGGCACTCGGCCCCATCATCGACGCGGTGCAGCGCGACAGCATCCACCGACTCGTGACCGAGAGCGTCTCGGCCGGAGTGACCCTCGTCGAGGGCGGCACCCACGACGGGCTGTTCTACCGCCCGACCGTCCTCGACCACGTGCAGCGCGACACCCCCGCGTTCTGCCAGGAAGTGTTCGGCCCCGTCGCTCCCGTGCTGCGCTACTCGACGATCGACGAGGCCGTCGAGATCGCGCGCGACACCGAGTTCGGATTGTCGCTGAGCGTCCTCGGCTCGGATGCGATGGCGGCCTGGGAAGTTGCGCAGCAGATTCCCACCGGGCTCGTGCACATCAACGATCAGACCGTCGGCGACCACGCCCACATCCCGTTCGGCGGAATGGGATCCTCCGGAAACGGCGGACGAGTCGGCGGCGCCGCAGCGAACCTCGAGGCGTTCACCGAACTCCAGTGGGCCACCATCCAGGGGCCGATTCAGCAGTACCCGTTCTGA
- a CDS encoding nitric oxide synthase oxygenase, producing MSYSLDVTSRSAAQMRECAEFFSEPELAHLPTARLADALESLAETGRYEHTVEELEVGSQLAWRNHARCVGRKHWRTLKLIDARHVTTADEIAEACWEHLRVATNGGALRSVITVGPLPLADGREYKIVSPQLIRYAGYRNADGTVTGDPAQVGITEAVTKMGWRGAGTPFDVLPLLISTPDEPLRWYDVPPDLVLEVEIEHPDYAWFADLGLKWHAVPAVSNMSFSVGGLTYPLAPFSGWYVSTEVGARNLSDQDRYDMLPAIAERLCLDTTSERTLWRDRALVELNRAVIHSYRQAGVHMVDHHTVAKQFISHVEREESLGRKCPTDWSWINPPMSAALTPTFHRLYDAPDMDIRPNFLPAATASGCPIGGGSL from the coding sequence ATGTCGTACTCGCTGGACGTCACGTCGCGGTCCGCAGCGCAGATGCGGGAGTGCGCAGAATTCTTCAGCGAGCCCGAGCTGGCCCACCTGCCCACCGCCCGCCTCGCGGACGCACTGGAGTCGCTGGCCGAGACGGGCCGCTACGAGCACACCGTGGAGGAACTCGAGGTCGGCTCGCAGCTGGCGTGGCGCAATCACGCCCGCTGCGTCGGTCGCAAGCACTGGCGCACGCTGAAGCTGATCGATGCCCGGCACGTCACCACCGCGGACGAGATCGCGGAGGCGTGCTGGGAGCACCTGCGGGTCGCGACGAACGGCGGCGCCCTGCGCTCGGTCATCACGGTCGGTCCGCTACCGCTGGCGGACGGACGCGAGTACAAGATCGTCAGCCCGCAACTGATCCGGTACGCGGGCTATCGCAACGCGGACGGGACGGTGACCGGGGACCCCGCGCAGGTGGGCATCACCGAGGCGGTGACGAAGATGGGGTGGCGCGGCGCAGGCACGCCGTTCGACGTGCTGCCGCTGTTGATCAGCACCCCGGACGAACCGCTGCGCTGGTACGACGTTCCCCCCGACCTGGTGCTCGAGGTCGAGATCGAGCACCCCGACTACGCCTGGTTCGCCGATCTCGGTCTCAAATGGCATGCGGTGCCCGCCGTGTCGAACATGAGTTTCTCGGTCGGCGGGCTGACCTACCCCCTCGCCCCGTTCAGCGGGTGGTACGTGAGCACGGAGGTCGGGGCCCGCAACCTCAGCGACCAGGATCGGTACGACATGCTGCCCGCCATCGCCGAACGGCTGTGCCTGGACACGACGTCGGAGCGAACGCTGTGGCGCGACCGCGCACTGGTCGAACTGAACCGCGCCGTGATCCACAGCTACCGGCAGGCCGGTGTGCACATGGTCGATCATCACACCGTCGCCAAGCAGTTCATCAGCCACGTCGAACGCGAAGAGTCACTCGGCCGGAAGTGCCCCACCGACTGGTCGTGGATCAACCCGCCGATGTCGGCGGCACTCACTCCGACGTTTCACCGGCTCTACGACGCACCCGACATGGACATCCGCCCGAACTTTCTCCCGGCCGCCACTGCATCAGGATGTCCAATCGGCGGCGGGAGCCTGTAG